A window of the Helianthus annuus cultivar XRQ/B chromosome 4, HanXRQr2.0-SUNRISE, whole genome shotgun sequence genome harbors these coding sequences:
- the LOC110937826 gene encoding benzoate carboxyl methyltransferase, whose amino-acid sequence MEVASILHMNTGDGKSSYASNSLLQETVIRKALPILEHIIKGISNHDLFLGQCFKIADLGCSSSKNTLLVISNIMDIVIEVCKENRYKPPQFEVCLNDLFGNDFNTLFKLLPDFYAKLKKDKGKHFSPCFVSAVPGSFYCRLFPDQSLHLVHSSYSVHWLSQVPDGLESNALNIYMAKTSPPNVFEAYGEQFKTDFTKFLQIRAEEIVCGGRMVLTFVGRSVVDPSSDESCRLWELLAQSLLDMVKEGLVRELDIKSFNVPIYYPCEDEVRNVIQNEGSFSLERSTTFHVNWDPQDMDYKNLNDFDGPSQIHGENTAKAVRAFTEPLLTSHFDKSIIDELFKKYKKHVAKHLCNTKTRFFNFVISLAKK is encoded by the exons ATGGAAGTCGCAAGCATCCTACACATGAATACAGGCGATGGGAAATCGAGTTATGCTAGTAACTCGTTACTTCAG GAAACTGTTATACGAAAAGCGCTACCCATCCTAGAGCATATAATCAAAGGTATTAGCAATCATGATCTATTCTTGGGTCAGTGTTTCAAGATAGCAGATTTGGGATGCTCTTCTAGTAAAAATACACTATTGGTTATATCTAACATAATGGATATAGTCATCGAGGTGTGTAAAGAAAATCGTTATAAACCACCACAGTTTGAAGTATGCTTAAATGACCTCTTTGGAAATGATTTCAATACCCTTTTCAAGTTGTTGCCTGATTTTTATGCAAAGCTTAAGAAGGATAAGGGGAAACACTTCAGCCCTTGCTTCGTTTCAGCTGTTCCTGGTTCTTTCTATTGTAGACTTTTTCCGGATCAAagtttgcaccttgttcactctTCCTATAGTGTTCATTGGCTTTCTCAG GTACCAGATGGCCTTGAAAGTAATGCATTAAATATATACATGGCAAAAACGAGTCCCCCGAATGTGTTCGAAGCATATGGGGAGCAATTTAAGACCGACTTCACAAAGTTTCTACAAATACGCGCCGAGGAAATTGTATGTGGTGGGCGCATGGTTTTAACATTTGTTGGTCGGAGTGTTGTTGATCCATCTAGTGACGAGAGTTGCCGTCTATGGGAGCTACTTGCACAATCACTTCTGGACATGGTAAAAGAG GGGCTGGTTCGTGAGTTAGATATAAAATCATTCAATGTGCCTATTTATTATCCATGCGAGGATGAAGTTAGGAATGTTATCCAAAATGAGGGATCGTTTTCTCTCGAAAGATCGACTACTTTTCACGTCAACTGGGATCCACAAGACATGGATTACAAAAATTTGAATGATTTTGATGGCCCCAGCCAAATCCATGGGGAAAACACAGCTAAAGCAGTCAGAGCTTTTACAGAACCCTTGTTGACATCGCATTTCGATAAATCCATTATTGACGAACTATTTAAGAAGTATAAGAAACATGTGGCCAAACACCTTTGTAATACCAAGACAAGATTCTTTAATTTTGTCATTTCATTAGCTAAAAAATAA